The following are from one region of the bacterium genome:
- a CDS encoding DUF5009 domain-containing protein, with amino-acid sequence MSVSRQDRLLSLDVFRGITIAGMILVNNPGSWSHVYPPLAHAEWDGWTPTDLIFPFFLFIVGVAMAYSFEKILQTGEKPKGIYWKILRRTLILFGLGIFLALIPVNLPAGYNWFSDTLLKVRMPGVLQRIAVVYFCAAMIMLHFRPRGQAWWAAGLLIFYWLVMKLVPFTVMQDGIAVTHVGELTKEINLAAWLDDKIFHGHTWQVGAYLQRDPEGLLSTLPAIATALFGAFTGYWLKRGKPPYETVCGLFVTGVSGLLLGSILDYGFAINKWLWSPSYVVFTAGMALVFLAMCHYVIDLKGWQWWIKPFVIFGMNPIALYVLAGVFTHLILLIKVSAAPAVSLKTWIYQNLFASWLGNMNGSLGFAVAYIAFWLGIMAIFYRKQIFIKI; translated from the coding sequence ATGTCAGTATCACGTCAAGACCGCCTGCTGTCGCTGGATGTTTTTCGCGGGATCACCATCGCCGGTATGATCCTGGTCAACAATCCCGGCAGTTGGTCGCATGTCTATCCGCCGCTCGCGCACGCCGAGTGGGACGGCTGGACGCCCACCGATTTGATCTTCCCCTTCTTCCTCTTTATCGTCGGCGTGGCCATGGCCTATTCCTTCGAGAAAATTTTGCAGACCGGCGAGAAACCCAAAGGCATTTACTGGAAAATCCTGCGCCGCACGCTGATCTTGTTTGGGCTGGGAATATTTCTCGCTTTGATCCCGGTGAATCTGCCTGCCGGCTACAACTGGTTCTCCGACACGCTGTTGAAGGTCCGCATGCCGGGTGTGTTGCAGCGCATTGCCGTGGTCTATTTCTGCGCGGCCATGATCATGCTGCATTTTCGGCCGCGCGGCCAGGCGTGGTGGGCGGCGGGTCTGCTGATTTTCTACTGGCTGGTGATGAAACTCGTGCCCTTCACCGTGATGCAGGACGGCATTGCGGTCACGCATGTGGGCGAACTGACCAAGGAAATCAATCTCGCTGCCTGGCTCGACGACAAAATCTTTCACGGTCACACCTGGCAGGTGGGCGCGTATCTGCAGCGCGATCCTGAAGGCTTGCTCAGCACGCTGCCGGCGATTGCCACGGCACTGTTCGGCGCGTTCACCGGCTACTGGTTGAAGCGCGGCAAGCCGCCGTACGAAACCGTGTGCGGACTCTTCGTCACCGGTGTCTCCGGCCTGCTGCTCGGCAGCATTTTGGATTACGGCTTTGCGATCAACAAATGGCTGTGGTCGCCCTCGTACGTCGTCTTCACTGCCGGCATGGCGCTGGTGTTCCTCGCGATGTGTCACTATGTCATCGACCTCAAGGGCTGGCAGTGGTGGATCAAACCGTTTGTGATCTTCGGCATGAATCCGATTGCGCTGTATGTGCTGGCCGGCGTGTTCACGCATCTCATTCTGCTCATCAAAGTTTCGGCGGCGCCGGCGGTCAGCCTGAAGACCTGGATTTACCAGAATCTCTTCGCCTCCTGGCTGGGAAATATGAACGGGTCGCTGGGCTTTGCCGTTGCTTACATTGCCTTCTGGCTCGGCATTATGGCGATTTTCTACAGGAAGCAGATCTTCATCAAGATCTAG
- a CDS encoding family 20 glycosylhydrolase: protein MMKYVSLLLTALWLGLCAPAITQELPMSLNLMPQPAQFAAQTGQFRLQETFTIAVTGQPEARLYRAATRALRRLAGRTGLFLPQDLVKPGFNPDSAQLVVHCERPGQVRFGEDESYALTVTPEKIRLHAPTDIGALRGLETLLQLLAADENGYFFPAVTIADNPRFPWRGLLIDACRHFMPVEVILRNLDGMAAVKMNVLHWHLSEDQGFRVESKVYPKLHELGSDGFYYSQAQIKEVIAYAAERGIRVVPEFDVPGHATSWLVAYPELGSAPGPYQIERNWGIFYPVINPAREFTYQFLDKFFGEMAALFPDPYFHIGGDEIEHGSHQAKHWNENPEIQAFKKKHNLPDNAALQAHFNKRVLAILTKHGKIMVGWDEILHPDMPKNIVIQSWRGREAMIKAAQQGYQSILSNGYYIDLIQPTDFHYGNDPLPADSPLNEQERGRILGGEATMWSEMVSPETVDSRIWPRTAAIAERLWSPGTVNDADDMYRRLAAISLQLEEHGLTHEKNYGMMLRRLVGSSNIAALENLVAVIEPVKLYNRNRLRRQNSFSPLTRVVDAARPDAAVARNFRKLVARYLAGADRQAQAAEIKSWLTRWRDNHAALLPVIKAAPVLAEIASLSQDLAEIAGIGLEALGRLENQQSSEEAWQQEKLAVLQKAATPRGQAELMVVTAIEQLVQASGNKPK, encoded by the coding sequence ATGATGAAATACGTTTCCCTGCTGTTGACCGCCCTCTGGCTCGGCCTGTGTGCGCCGGCCATTACCCAAGAGTTGCCCATGTCATTGAACCTCATGCCGCAACCTGCGCAGTTCGCGGCACAAACCGGGCAATTTCGATTGCAGGAGACCTTCACCATTGCCGTCACCGGCCAGCCGGAGGCGCGGCTGTATCGCGCCGCAACCCGCGCGCTGCGACGGCTGGCAGGCCGCACCGGTTTGTTCCTGCCGCAGGATTTGGTCAAGCCCGGTTTCAATCCGGACTCCGCCCAACTTGTCGTTCACTGCGAGCGGCCCGGCCAGGTCCGCTTCGGTGAAGATGAATCCTATGCCCTCACTGTCACGCCGGAAAAGATCCGCCTGCACGCGCCCACCGACATCGGCGCGCTGCGCGGCTTGGAAACGCTGCTGCAATTGTTGGCCGCGGACGAAAACGGTTATTTCTTCCCCGCGGTGACAATCGCAGACAACCCGCGCTTTCCCTGGCGCGGGCTGCTCATCGATGCCTGCCGTCATTTCATGCCGGTGGAGGTGATCCTGCGCAACCTCGACGGCATGGCCGCGGTCAAGATGAATGTGCTGCACTGGCATTTGAGTGAAGATCAGGGCTTTCGCGTCGAAAGCAAAGTCTATCCCAAACTGCATGAGCTGGGCTCGGACGGTTTCTACTACTCCCAGGCGCAGATCAAGGAAGTCATTGCTTATGCGGCGGAGCGCGGCATTCGCGTGGTGCCGGAGTTCGACGTGCCCGGCCATGCCACTTCCTGGCTGGTGGCTTATCCGGAATTGGGCAGCGCGCCCGGGCCGTATCAAATCGAAAGGAACTGGGGCATCTTCTACCCCGTCATCAATCCGGCGCGCGAATTCACCTATCAGTTTCTCGACAAGTTCTTCGGCGAGATGGCCGCGCTTTTCCCCGATCCCTATTTTCACATCGGCGGCGATGAAATCGAGCATGGCAGCCATCAAGCCAAGCATTGGAACGAGAATCCCGAAATTCAGGCCTTCAAAAAGAAGCACAATCTGCCGGACAACGCCGCGCTGCAAGCCCATTTCAACAAGCGCGTGCTCGCGATTCTCACCAAACACGGCAAGATCATGGTGGGCTGGGATGAAATTCTGCATCCCGACATGCCGAAGAACATCGTGATCCAATCCTGGCGCGGCCGCGAGGCCATGATCAAAGCAGCGCAGCAGGGCTATCAAAGCATTCTCTCCAACGGCTACTACATCGACTTGATTCAGCCCACGGATTTCCACTACGGCAATGATCCTCTGCCCGCGGATTCGCCGCTGAATGAACAGGAGCGCGGCCGCATTCTCGGCGGTGAAGCCACCATGTGGTCGGAAATGGTCTCGCCGGAAACGGTGGATTCGCGCATTTGGCCGCGCACCGCGGCGATTGCCGAACGCTTGTGGTCGCCCGGCACGGTGAATGACGCCGACGACATGTATCGCCGTCTGGCGGCCATCAGTCTGCAACTCGAAGAGCACGGCTTGACGCATGAAAAGAACTACGGCATGATGTTGCGGCGCCTGGTGGGCAGCTCGAACATCGCCGCGCTCGAGAATCTTGTCGCGGTGATCGAGCCGGTGAAACTCTACAACCGCAACCGCCTGCGCCGGCAAAATTCCTTTTCACCGCTCACGCGCGTGGTCGATGCCGCCCGGCCGGACGCCGCCGTTGCCCGCAACTTCCGCAAGCTGGTGGCGCGCTATCTCGCCGGCGCCGATCGCCAAGCGCAGGCGGCGGAAATCAAATCCTGGCTGACGCGCTGGCGCGATAATCATGCCGCGCTGCTGCCGGTCATCAAAGCCGCGCCGGTGCTGGCGGAAATCGCCTCGCTGTCGCAGGATCTCGCCGAGATTGCCGGCATCGGACTGGAAGCGCTCGGCCGCCTGGAAAACCAACAGAGCAGCGAGGAGGCGTGGCAACAGGAAAAGCTGGCGGTTCTGCAAAAAGCGGCCACCCCTCGCGGGCAAGCGGAGTTGATGGTGGTGACGGCAATCGAGCAACTGGTGCAAGCCAGCGGCAACAAACCGAAGTGA